TCGGTGCAATTTCATTATGCCAAAAGTCCAATACTCTTTGTTCTGTATCCTCTAAGCACTCAGTAAGTGGAAATTCACCTTTTTTCAACAACTTATATCTTGGATCATCAGCTTCATACCTTGGATCATCTTCAGTAAGTGCTGGCGGTCTTACATCAGTACTTCTTCTCCATATATGAACTTGCTCATCACCATATTTCTTTGCTGTCTCATCCTTATTTAATCCTTGCAATGCTCCATAATGTCTTTCATTTAACTTCCATGATTTATGTACAGGAACCCATGCAAGGTCCATTTCATGTAGAATAATCCACAACGTTCGAATTGCCCGTTTTAAAACAGATGTATACGCAACATCAAACGTATATCCATTGTTTTTTAAAATTGCACCTGCTTCTCTTGCTTCATTTAATCCATTTTTTGATAAGTCTACATCTGTCCATCCTGTAAATCTGTTTTCAAGATTCCATAAACTTTGTCCGTGACGAATGAGTACAAGCTTTATCATAATAATCCCCTTCCGGAAATGTAAATTTAAATTTTGCAATGCGTACACGTAATAAAGTATCTGGTAATGTTATTTTTTTATCCATAGTTGCCAAAATACATGGATAAAATCGGTTCTTTTTCAAACTCAAAAAACAGATGAATAATTTATTTACTCATTTTAATCAATTGGTTCTTCACGCTTAGATAACCATGCATCAAAACCTAAACGGCTATTTGCTAGTTCAGTCATAACTTGATGCCAATTCTCTTCACATGTTTCACCAAATTTTGAAAAAATACTGCTCATTTGTTCTCTTTGTACATCGCTTAGTTTTCTCTCTAGCTCTGCTCCTTCTGTCGTTAGGACAAGCTGTTTCACACGACGATCGTGTTCTGCTTCCTTGCTTTCAATAAGCCCCTTTTCAAGAAGCTGACGGAGTGGCCCGTGAAGAGCTTGTTTACTTATTTCTAACAGAGATAACAATTCATTTATACTAAGCCCAGGAAAACGAGCAATAAAAAATAAGATTCGATGATGAACTCGCTGTATACCATACTCTTTTATAATTTCATCTGGTTTTTCTGTAAATGTTTTATATGCAAAATAAAACAGTGCAAGTGCTTGATTCATTTGTTCTTCTTTATGTTGTGTCATCTACTTTCCCCCTATATGTAAATTATACCACAATTTATCTCTGAAATATTAAATCAACCCATTTGACTTAATAAGAGGGAATTTCACTTAAAATCACTAGCAGAACTTACAAAGCAAAATTCTAAATGAATAAAAAACGTATTACTCATTAGATTGAGAATACGTTTTTATTTACTAACATAGACCTAGTTTGCAGAAAAGTTTAGCTGCCAAGAAACACCATACTTATCATTAAGCCAACCGAATTTCTTGCTAAATGGATAAACTGCAAGCGGCATTAAAACTTCTCCTTCTTGCGCTAGCTTATTAAAGACTTCATCAATTTCCGCCTCTGTATCACAATTTACATACAGTGACATAGAAGGAGTAAATGTAAATTCATGCTTCACACTAC
This sequence is a window from Bacillus pseudomycoides DSM 12442. Protein-coding genes within it:
- a CDS encoding MarR family winged helix-turn-helix transcriptional regulator encodes the protein MTQHKEEQMNQALALFYFAYKTFTEKPDEIIKEYGIQRVHHRILFFIARFPGLSINELLSLLEISKQALHGPLRQLLEKGLIESKEAEHDRRVKQLVLTTEGAELERKLSDVQREQMSSIFSKFGETCEENWHQVMTELANSRLGFDAWLSKREEPID
- the gpmA gene encoding 2,3-diphosphoglycerate-dependent phosphoglycerate mutase, producing the protein MIKLVLIRHGQSLWNLENRFTGWTDVDLSKNGLNEAREAGAILKNNGYTFDVAYTSVLKRAIRTLWIILHEMDLAWVPVHKSWKLNERHYGALQGLNKDETAKKYGDEQVHIWRRSTDVRPPALTEDDPRYEADDPRYKLLKKGEFPLTECLEDTEQRVLDFWHNEIAPMLQSGQKVIISSHGNTIRSLVKYLDNLSDDGVVSLNIPTSIPLVYELDENLRPIRHYYLSMNGEVPEGVIPKHIS
- a CDS encoding VOC family protein — its product is MKNTRQKITTFLMFDGNAEEAMTLYTSLFDQSEIINISRYGANEPGKEGTVMHATFTLNGQKFMCIDSSVKHEFTFTPSMSLYVNCDTEAEIDEVFNKLAQEGEVLMPLAVYPFSKKFGWLNDKYGVSWQLNFSAN